In Sphingobacterium thalpophilum, a genomic segment contains:
- a CDS encoding L,D-transpeptidase produces MNRRLTCLILSILFLLPGCQQDKKNTAKTNQQTEQQKPTPPKEQVEQKKIFTAEDITLKKELLYNKYTLEDSYPYKDTTRSFQWEKIKERLAFIENFQQTPSLYGVLQNYQNEKGEAPTIQNYKRDSYKRVSDSFNVERYQAAPLYDLNSAKAVRYGRDGWLVRIQGPDSIARIPIEGISFEGKYTVPKRYLRVISDTVQFKIINVVDVKNQNICTLEKVGNEWFIRSMNPVTSGRHKPPHAQETPTGLFVVQEHKSKMFYYEDGTKTYAGFAPYATRFTAGAYIHGVPVNNPNGSIIEYSESLGTTPKSHMCVRNASSHAQFVYKRSKDLASLVVVID; encoded by the coding sequence ATGAATCGAAGATTAACCTGTTTAATACTAAGCATATTGTTTCTATTGCCGGGATGCCAGCAGGACAAGAAAAACACAGCAAAAACCAATCAGCAAACTGAGCAGCAAAAACCTACTCCACCTAAAGAGCAGGTTGAGCAGAAAAAAATATTTACCGCTGAGGATATTACCTTAAAAAAAGAGCTGCTTTACAACAAATACACCCTGGAAGACAGCTATCCTTACAAAGACACCACACGCAGTTTTCAATGGGAAAAGATCAAAGAACGCCTGGCCTTTATCGAAAATTTTCAACAGACGCCATCGCTGTATGGGGTTCTACAGAATTATCAAAATGAAAAAGGCGAAGCCCCAACAATACAGAACTATAAACGGGACTCTTATAAACGCGTATCTGACAGTTTCAACGTCGAACGGTATCAAGCGGCACCACTCTACGATCTTAACAGCGCCAAAGCTGTTCGTTACGGTCGGGACGGCTGGCTCGTCCGCATACAAGGCCCCGACAGCATAGCTCGAATTCCGATTGAAGGGATTTCATTCGAAGGAAAATATACGGTTCCCAAAAGGTATTTGCGTGTTATTAGCGACACTGTGCAGTTCAAGATCATCAATGTCGTCGATGTAAAAAATCAAAATATCTGTACCTTGGAAAAAGTCGGAAACGAATGGTTTATCCGAAGCATGAACCCTGTGACGAGTGGTCGGCACAAACCTCCCCATGCCCAGGAAACACCAACAGGCCTCTTTGTTGTTCAGGAACACAAATCCAAGATGTTTTATTATGAAGACGGCACCAAAACTTACGCCGGGTTCGCGCCTTATGCCACTCGATTTACCGCTGGAGCTTATATACATGGAGTTCCAGTCAACAATCCCAATGGCAGCATTATCGAATATAGTGAGAGCCTAGGCACAACACCCAAGTCGCATATGTGCGTCAGAAATGCGTCATCTCACGCTCAATTTGTCTATAAACGGTCAAAAGACCTCGCTTCACTGGTCGTTGTTATTGATTAA